A single region of the Drosophila miranda strain MSH22 chromosome 2, D.miranda_PacBio2.1, whole genome shotgun sequence genome encodes:
- the LOC108153871 gene encoding uncharacterized protein LOC108153871 produces MWSKLLFGVLFGIFLAANFEVNDAVVFRFTNFVCKSYNTSAFVFNNCRLKAVSREKVLLNMNGTILHSINNVSLHAKIFKRANGFQPWLLEGTVDVCRFLQKRNNPFIRIVFNLFQEFSNINHTCPYVGPQIVKDFYLKPELLRLPFPTGDYMLSMQWLFYNRPQFDTNVSFAYVEDLLVLKKKN; encoded by the exons ATGTGGTCCAAGCTGCTTTTCGGTGTTCTCTTTGGAATTTTCCTAGCCGCCAACTTTGAAGTTAAT GATGCTGTGGTCTTTAGGTTCACGAACTTCGTCTGCAAGAGTTACAATACATCCGCGTTTGTGTTCAATAACTGTCGCCTGAAGGCCGTCAGTCGGGAAAAGGTGCTCCTCAATATGAATGGGACGATACTACATTCGATAAATAATGTATCGCTTCATGCCAAGATTTTCAAAAGAGCAAACGGCTTCCAGCCGTGGCTTCTGGAAGGAACCGTCGATGTGTGCCGATTTTTGCAGAAGAGAAATAATCCGTTTATACGTATCGTCTTCAATCTTTTCCAGGAATTTTCCAACATCAACCACACATGTCCGTATGTG GGTCCACAGATTGTCAAGGATTTCTATCTGAAGCCCGAGCTACTGCGACTGCCCTTTCCAACCGGAGATTATATGTTGTCGATGCAGTGGCTCTTCTATAACAGACCCCAATTCGATACGAATGTTAGCTTCGCCTATGTGGAGGATCTGCTCGTACTTAAAAAGAAAAACTAG